A region from the Nonlabens sp. YIK11 genome encodes:
- the cysM gene encoding cysteine synthase CysM: protein MSHSILDQIGNTPLVKSMVLNTNPNVTLYFKMEGDNPGGSVKDRAAFNMIKSALERGEIDENSKLIEATSGNTGIALAMIAGIYQLDIELVMPENATIERVQTMKAYGAKVILHPDGIEGARDYATDKVKKEGYFSFNQFANEDNWKAHYKTTGPEIWEDTDGKVTHFVSSMGTTGTIMGASTYLKEQSKNVQIVGVQPTDGSSIPGIRKWPKEYLPAIFDASKVDRVMEVSTDQARAMARRLAREEGIFSGMSSGGATTAALQLANELESGVIVSIICDRGDRYLSSDLFEQNTGNL from the coding sequence ATGAGTCACTCGATTCTAGATCAGATAGGTAACACGCCACTGGTAAAATCCATGGTGCTTAATACAAATCCCAACGTCACTCTTTATTTTAAAATGGAAGGCGATAATCCTGGTGGCAGTGTTAAGGATAGAGCTGCATTTAACATGATCAAGAGCGCACTGGAAAGAGGTGAGATTGATGAGAATTCCAAACTAATTGAAGCAACCAGCGGTAATACTGGTATCGCGCTTGCCATGATCGCTGGGATCTATCAACTGGATATAGAACTGGTCATGCCAGAGAACGCCACAATAGAACGTGTGCAAACTATGAAAGCTTATGGCGCAAAAGTTATCCTTCATCCAGATGGCATTGAAGGCGCGAGAGATTATGCCACAGATAAAGTAAAAAAAGAAGGATATTTTTCCTTCAACCAGTTTGCTAATGAGGACAACTGGAAGGCGCATTACAAAACCACTGGTCCAGAAATATGGGAAGACACAGATGGCAAAGTCACGCATTTCGTCTCCTCCATGGGAACCACAGGAACGATCATGGGAGCCTCTACCTATTTGAAGGAGCAAAGCAAAAACGTCCAGATCGTCGGCGTACAACCTACAGATGGCTCCAGCATTCCGGGAATACGTAAATGGCCCAAAGAATATCTGCCAGCCATCTTTGATGCCTCAAAAGTAGATCGTGTGATGGAAGTAAGTACAGATCAAGCCAGAGCCATGGCCAGACGTCTCGCTAGGGAAGAAGGCATTTTTTCTGGAATGAGTAGTGGTGGAGCCACCACGGCAGCCTTGCAACTAGCCAATGAACTGGAAAGCGGTGTGATTGTGAGTATCATCTGTGACCGCGGCGACCGTTATCTTTCTTCAGACCTTTTTGAGCAAAATACTGGTAATTTATAG